A single genomic interval of Lewinellaceae bacterium harbors:
- a CDS encoding nucleoside permease — translation MNRRIQVQLSVMMFLQFFVWGCWYVTMGTYITKLGFNGTQFGNSYSTTAIGAIIAPLLVGTIADRFFEGQRLLGVLHLLGGLLLYWVTTVTDPSGFFWVMLLYCICYMPTLAIANAIAFNQMHNPQEQFPQVRVLGTIGWIAAGFTIVGTSYLIKQNIEPTNIPFKIGAIVSIILGLYSFTLPKTPPKAKGEKVSITALFGLDAIGLMKKRSFAVMILGSLLICIPLTFYYNSTNLFLNESNVTAAAGIMTLGQWSEILFLLLMPLFFKRLGVKKMILIGVVAWIIRYLLFAYGNGDSLIWMLYMAIILHGVCFDFFFVTGQIYVENAAPEQKRASAQGLITLATYGVGMYIGSKVQGMIQQKNEFVDASGQITNHDWYHIWIFPAILAAIVMVIFAIFFNEKTNGQKAAA, via the coding sequence ATGAACCGAAGAATACAAGTACAGCTGTCCGTGATGATGTTCCTGCAGTTTTTTGTGTGGGGATGCTGGTACGTCACGATGGGCACCTACATCACCAAACTGGGATTTAACGGTACTCAATTTGGCAACTCCTACTCTACCACCGCCATTGGTGCGATCATTGCACCCTTGCTGGTGGGGACCATCGCTGACCGTTTTTTTGAAGGCCAGCGGTTGCTGGGGGTATTGCACCTGCTGGGTGGATTGCTGCTCTATTGGGTCACCACGGTCACCGACCCTAGCGGATTCTTCTGGGTTATGCTCCTGTATTGCATCTGCTACATGCCGACCCTGGCTATCGCCAATGCCATAGCATTCAACCAAATGCATAATCCTCAAGAGCAATTTCCACAGGTGCGCGTATTGGGAACCATAGGCTGGATAGCAGCCGGCTTTACCATCGTAGGCACATCCTACCTCATCAAACAAAACATTGAACCGACCAATATCCCGTTCAAAATCGGGGCAATTGTATCCATCATACTTGGCTTGTATTCATTCACACTTCCTAAAACGCCACCAAAGGCGAAAGGCGAGAAAGTATCCATTACGGCCCTATTTGGCCTGGATGCCATCGGGCTCATGAAAAAGCGATCCTTTGCCGTGATGATCCTGGGTTCCTTGCTGATCTGCATTCCTCTGACCTTTTATTACAACTCAACCAACCTCTTTCTGAATGAAAGCAATGTTACCGCAGCCGCCGGTATCATGACGCTTGGCCAATGGTCTGAAATCTTATTCCTGCTTCTGATGCCGTTGTTCTTTAAACGACTCGGTGTTAAAAAAATGATCCTGATCGGTGTTGTCGCCTGGATTATCCGCTATCTGCTCTTTGCTTATGGCAATGGTGACAGTCTGATCTGGATGCTTTACATGGCCATCATCCTGCATGGAGTATGTTTTGACTTCTTTTTCGTGACCGGTCAGATCTATGTCGAAAATGCCGCACCCGAGCAAAAACGAGCCAGCGCCCAGGGGTTGATCACATTGGCTACCTATGGCGTGGGCATGTACATTGGATCTAAAGTACAGGGTATGATTCAGCAGAAAAATGAATTTGTCGATGCCAGTGGCCAGATAACCAATCACGATTGGTACCACATCTGGATCTTCCCAGCCATCCTGGCTGCCATCGTCATGGTCATCTTCGCTATATTCTTTAATGAAAAAACCAATGGTCAAAAAGCTGCGGCATGA
- a CDS encoding class I SAM-dependent RNA methyltransferase, with product MPVYTVKTLAGLEDVCAKEIVELGYPNVEVRTRAVQVEAPERFLYEANYRLYTAISILETILAGTLRQPRDLYNQLAAIPWDKYMDQQQTFAFKGHVSSSYFNNSIYAMQLAKDALVDFFRNKFGRRPSVDRDHADHHFVLRVNEEKFELSRDASGAPLFQRGYRQQTGRAPLNEVLAAGIIRNMDWDPSRPLVDPMCGSGTFIIEAARMARRMPAQMHRKQFALFHWPEFQSGLWEEVVNQADAAIIESPDIRLLGADQDGRVVDIARTNAKAAGVEEITQWKQAAFQQLPLPWEEPVLIMNPPYDVRLQHRAIEQFYGEIGTVLKHKFAPCEAWIFSANPEAMKAIGLRPSRKINLYNGQLPAQLRQFVIFAGKRKDQYD from the coding sequence ATGCCAGTATATACCGTAAAAACACTGGCCGGACTCGAGGATGTTTGTGCCAAAGAGATCGTAGAACTGGGTTATCCTAACGTGGAGGTTCGTACCCGGGCCGTCCAGGTGGAAGCTCCGGAACGTTTCCTATACGAAGCCAACTACCGGCTTTATACTGCTATTTCCATCCTGGAAACGATATTAGCCGGCACCCTGCGCCAGCCCAGAGATCTTTACAATCAATTGGCTGCAATACCCTGGGACAAGTACATGGACCAGCAGCAGACCTTCGCCTTTAAAGGCCACGTCAGTTCCTCCTATTTTAACAACAGCATCTATGCCATGCAACTGGCTAAGGATGCCCTGGTTGATTTTTTCCGGAATAAATTTGGAAGAAGACCATCGGTCGACCGGGATCATGCAGACCATCATTTTGTCCTCCGGGTGAATGAAGAAAAGTTTGAATTGAGCCGCGATGCCTCCGGCGCACCACTCTTTCAGCGTGGTTACCGCCAGCAGACGGGCAGGGCACCCCTTAATGAAGTATTGGCTGCAGGTATTATCAGGAACATGGATTGGGATCCATCCCGTCCATTGGTGGACCCTATGTGTGGTTCCGGAACGTTCATCATTGAAGCTGCCCGTATGGCCAGACGAATGCCAGCCCAGATGCACCGCAAACAATTCGCATTGTTTCACTGGCCCGAATTCCAATCCGGTCTATGGGAAGAAGTTGTCAATCAAGCCGACGCTGCCATCATCGAGTCTCCGGATATCCGGCTATTAGGTGCCGACCAGGACGGACGCGTAGTTGACATTGCCCGTACCAATGCCAAGGCTGCCGGTGTGGAGGAGATAACCCAATGGAAGCAAGCTGCATTTCAACAACTCCCCCTACCGTGGGAGGAACCTGTCCTGATCATGAACCCGCCTTACGATGTCCGCTTGCAGCACCGTGCCATCGAACAATTTTACGGGGAAATAGGAACCGTTTTAAAGCACAAGTTTGCTCCGTGTGAAGCATGGATTTTTTCTGCCAATCCGGAAGCCATGAAAGCCATCGGATTACGTCCGTCCCGTAAAATTAACCTGTACAATGGTCAATTACCTGCACAGTTAAGGCAATTCGTTATTTTCGCAGGGAAGCGTAAAGATCAGTATGATTAG
- a CDS encoding acyl-CoA carboxylase subunit beta, producing the protein MSNKSVINDLAFNQNEDAMKLAVRQMEKRLELIYEGGGKSKIEKEHLKGKMTARERINFLLDDATDFLEIGAFAAYEMYEEHGGCPAAGVVVGIGRVSGRQCVIVANDATVKAGAWFPMTGKKNLRAQEIAYENHLPIIYLVDSAGVFLPMQDEIFPDKEHFGRIFRNNARMSSEGIPQIAAIMGSCVAGGAYLPIMSDESLIVAETGSIFLAGPYLVKAAIGEDIDAETLGGADTQTAISGIVDFKAANDRECLDTIKKLVSQFGERPKAGFDRIEPVAPEFPETEILGLFPENHNKPYRTIELLKRLVDRSELTLYKENYGKTMICAYARIDGWAVGIVANNREVVKASNGEMQVGGVIYSDSADKAARFILVCNQKKIPLIFLHDVTGFMVGKRSEQGGIIKDGAKMVNAVANSTVPKISIVMGNSYGAGNYAMCGKAYDPRLIVAWPSAKIAVMGGEQAAKVLTQIQVASMKSHGEKTTSEEETELFRTISERYDRQTTAYYAGARLWVDAIINPLETRKWISAGIEAANQANVKPFNVGVFQT; encoded by the coding sequence ATGAGTAACAAGTCCGTGATCAATGACCTGGCCTTCAATCAGAATGAAGATGCGATGAAGTTGGCCGTCAGGCAGATGGAAAAAAGACTGGAGCTAATCTATGAAGGTGGTGGTAAGTCAAAAATTGAAAAAGAACATCTAAAAGGTAAAATGACCGCACGGGAGCGGATCAACTTTCTCTTGGATGATGCCACTGATTTCCTGGAAATTGGAGCCTTTGCTGCCTATGAAATGTATGAAGAACACGGTGGATGTCCTGCTGCCGGAGTAGTCGTGGGTATCGGCAGGGTTTCCGGCAGACAGTGTGTGATTGTTGCCAATGATGCTACGGTGAAAGCCGGGGCCTGGTTTCCGATGACCGGCAAGAAGAACCTGCGGGCTCAGGAGATAGCCTATGAGAATCATCTGCCCATCATCTACCTGGTAGACAGTGCAGGGGTATTTCTCCCCATGCAGGACGAGATCTTCCCGGATAAGGAACATTTTGGACGAATTTTCCGCAACAATGCGCGGATGTCCTCCGAAGGGATTCCTCAGATTGCAGCGATTATGGGCAGCTGTGTAGCCGGGGGCGCTTACCTCCCCATCATGAGTGATGAGTCCCTGATCGTGGCTGAGACCGGATCTATTTTTCTCGCCGGCCCTTACCTGGTGAAAGCCGCCATCGGTGAAGATATTGACGCAGAAACCCTGGGCGGGGCCGACACGCAAACGGCAATCAGCGGGATCGTGGATTTTAAAGCAGCTAATGACCGCGAATGCCTGGATACTATTAAAAAACTGGTGTCCCAATTTGGAGAACGCCCAAAAGCAGGATTTGACCGCATTGAACCGGTCGCTCCGGAATTTCCAGAAACTGAGATCCTGGGTCTGTTCCCTGAAAATCACAACAAGCCCTACCGGACCATTGAACTTTTAAAACGGTTGGTAGACCGGTCTGAATTGACCTTATACAAAGAAAATTACGGTAAGACAATGATCTGTGCCTATGCCCGGATCGATGGCTGGGCTGTCGGGATTGTTGCCAACAACCGCGAAGTGGTAAAGGCTTCCAATGGGGAAATGCAGGTTGGTGGAGTGATTTACTCCGATTCAGCGGATAAAGCGGCCCGGTTCATCCTGGTCTGCAATCAGAAGAAGATCCCCCTGATTTTCCTGCATGATGTGACCGGCTTTATGGTGGGCAAACGATCTGAACAAGGCGGTATCATCAAGGATGGAGCCAAGATGGTGAATGCTGTAGCTAATAGTACCGTCCCGAAAATCAGCATCGTGATGGGAAATTCTTACGGAGCAGGAAATTATGCCATGTGTGGAAAAGCATACGATCCGAGATTGATCGTAGCCTGGCCCTCCGCTAAAATCGCCGTAATGGGTGGAGAACAGGCCGCGAAAGTCCTGACTCAGATTCAGGTGGCATCCATGAAGTCACACGGAGAAAAGACAACTTCCGAAGAAGAAACTGAATTGTTCCGCACTATTTCAGAACGTTATGACCGGCAGACAACGGCTTATTATGCCGGCGCCCGTTTGTGGGTAGATGCCATCATCAACCCGCTGGAGACACGGAAATGGATCTCCGCCGGGATAGAAGCAGCCAATCAGGCTAATGTTAAACCATTTAACGTGGGAGTTTTTCAGACCTGA
- a CDS encoding TonB-dependent receptor has translation MIIPLHTIKHFLRLGVLLFVPMLLHAQNIKVSGVVLDDETATPLPGVTINLKSTNTGVITEADGTFQMDVPTDAILIFSYIGMKSQEIAVNGRAYLEVRLLTDAVNLSEVIVVGYGTQKKANLSGAVDQINTEQLENRPISNLSQGLQGLVPNFNVDFTGGEPGAAAQFNIRGFTSINGGSPLFVVDGVPYDDGELNVLNPSDIASISVLKDASSAAIYGARGAFGVVLITTKTGKQDKISYSNYLSVASPTVLPHPVTDPYIFLRIAELSTNNTPWDYNNYSDEEYLWAKQRSNDPSVESVRLDPNNPNQYVYMGSEDWNDYFFKRNSFSQSHNVSFSGSKDRFNYYISGNISGEDGLNKLVTDNWSRKALRSRLGFTPRKWLDIENNTNIYQTDRDAPAYSLPNVYDLRPVDVATNPDGSWANTDAGRTAARIVDGGRYTEATYGFQTMNRANVRLFDGLLTLTGDATFKRIFGKIHQDGRPYSIGYGPSDVRLEGGEGYALERRSSDAYNAYNFYATLNKTVDIHQFQAILGYNQESYVEDEAQARRDRLIVGSLPYIGVASGEQTVAVEYVDWAVRGIFGRLNYILDNKYIFEFNGRYDGTSRFPSNNRWGFFPSVSAAWIVSEEDFFSSISGIVSTLKLRASYGSLGNQSVDEYGYILNLPSGTTSYLIDGDYQRYIGTPGLSVDPNNYSWEVVQTTNGGLEFGLFKDRIFTTFDYYIRNTKGMLAPGGELPAVLGTAVPAGNVADLQTKGWELSIQLRNKLQIGNKPLDYQIALTVGDSKSEITRYPNDELLFSGAYYPGQQIGEIWGLQSDGLFKSVDEINQLDETNIIPWGALAIVPGWPKYIDQDGSKTIEKGISVNDPKDYVIIGNSQPRYRFGADINASWNGFDARVYFQGVGKRDYYPIHYLFWGLYQQPYANVYPQLLDFYRPSDDSESDRSQHSQAYLDAGLDRANTDSEYPILQAWLADYRVDNGLAIPQTRYLLNAAYIRLKNITVGYTLPASLTNRVGVSRLRIFLSGENIWESSQVSKTVDPEAIATAYSNGGAWAGYAYPFQRRYSVGINLDF, from the coding sequence ATGATCATACCATTACACACCATTAAGCACTTTCTGAGGCTTGGTGTTCTGCTATTTGTCCCGATGTTGCTGCACGCTCAAAACATTAAGGTGAGTGGGGTGGTGCTGGACGATGAAACGGCTACGCCTCTTCCCGGGGTTACCATTAATCTGAAGTCGACCAATACCGGGGTCATTACGGAAGCGGATGGGACCTTTCAAATGGATGTCCCCACCGATGCTATCCTGATTTTTTCCTACATCGGGATGAAATCCCAGGAAATTGCGGTCAATGGCAGAGCCTATCTCGAAGTGCGCTTGCTGACCGACGCGGTGAACCTTTCCGAGGTCATCGTGGTCGGATATGGAACCCAGAAAAAGGCGAACTTGTCCGGGGCCGTCGATCAGATCAATACCGAGCAGCTGGAAAACCGGCCGATCAGTAATCTATCCCAGGGGTTGCAGGGTTTGGTACCCAATTTCAATGTGGATTTTACTGGTGGCGAGCCGGGAGCCGCAGCTCAGTTCAACATTCGCGGATTTACTTCGATCAATGGAGGTAGCCCATTATTTGTAGTCGATGGTGTGCCTTATGACGATGGCGAATTGAATGTGCTGAATCCCAGCGACATCGCTTCCATTTCGGTTCTGAAAGATGCCTCGTCAGCGGCCATTTATGGTGCGCGCGGCGCCTTTGGGGTTGTCCTGATCACGACCAAAACCGGCAAGCAGGACAAGATCTCCTATTCCAATTATCTATCGGTGGCCAGTCCGACCGTTCTGCCGCATCCGGTCACTGACCCTTACATCTTCCTGCGCATTGCCGAACTATCTACCAATAATACGCCCTGGGATTACAACAACTATTCGGATGAAGAATACCTGTGGGCCAAACAAAGATCCAACGATCCTTCGGTTGAATCGGTACGCCTGGATCCGAACAATCCCAATCAATACGTGTACATGGGAAGTGAAGACTGGAATGATTATTTCTTCAAACGCAACTCATTTTCCCAATCCCACAATGTCTCTTTCAGTGGTTCTAAAGACCGCTTCAACTATTACATCTCAGGGAATATTTCCGGTGAAGATGGGTTGAATAAGCTGGTGACCGATAACTGGAGCCGTAAAGCATTACGCAGCCGTCTGGGATTTACTCCCAGAAAATGGCTTGACATTGAAAACAATACCAACATTTATCAGACCGACCGGGATGCTCCGGCCTATTCATTACCCAATGTTTATGACCTGAGACCTGTTGATGTGGCGACCAACCCGGACGGATCCTGGGCCAACACAGACGCCGGTCGTACGGCTGCCCGGATCGTAGACGGAGGAAGGTATACTGAAGCCACTTACGGTTTTCAAACCATGAACCGTGCCAATGTCAGACTTTTTGACGGCTTGCTGACACTCACCGGCGATGCAACCTTTAAACGCATTTTTGGTAAAATACATCAGGATGGCAGGCCTTATTCAATAGGTTATGGCCCCTCGGATGTGCGGTTGGAAGGTGGAGAAGGTTACGCACTGGAGCGCAGAAGCTCGGATGCCTATAATGCCTATAATTTTTATGCTACCCTGAATAAGACGGTGGACATCCACCAGTTTCAGGCGATCCTGGGGTACAACCAGGAAAGCTATGTGGAGGATGAAGCACAGGCCCGGCGTGACAGGCTGATTGTCGGATCGCTGCCCTACATTGGTGTGGCATCCGGTGAACAGACCGTCGCTGTAGAGTACGTGGATTGGGCAGTGCGGGGTATTTTTGGCCGGCTGAACTACATCCTGGACAACAAATATATTTTTGAGTTTAACGGACGATATGATGGTACATCCCGCTTCCCGAGTAATAATCGCTGGGGATTCTTTCCATCCGTATCCGCTGCCTGGATTGTAAGTGAAGAAGACTTTTTCAGTTCAATCTCCGGAATTGTTTCTACCCTGAAATTACGGGCTTCTTACGGTTCCCTGGGTAATCAATCCGTCGACGAATACGGATACATCCTGAATCTGCCATCTGGAACTACAAGTTACCTGATCGATGGCGATTATCAGCGTTACATTGGCACACCCGGGTTAAGTGTGGACCCCAATAATTATTCATGGGAAGTGGTTCAGACAACCAATGGCGGACTGGAATTTGGCCTCTTCAAGGATCGCATCTTTACCACCTTTGATTATTACATACGTAATACCAAAGGGATGCTTGCACCGGGAGGAGAATTGCCCGCAGTACTCGGGACTGCGGTTCCTGCCGGCAATGTGGCTGACCTGCAAACCAAAGGATGGGAATTAAGCATACAATTGCGTAATAAATTACAAATCGGTAATAAACCACTTGACTACCAAATAGCTTTGACAGTGGGAGATAGTAAATCCGAGATCACCCGGTATCCGAACGACGAACTTCTGTTCAGCGGGGCCTATTATCCCGGACAACAGATCGGAGAAATCTGGGGACTGCAAAGTGATGGTTTGTTTAAATCGGTGGATGAGATCAACCAGCTGGATGAAACCAACATCATTCCCTGGGGTGCACTGGCTATCGTACCCGGTTGGCCAAAATACATTGATCAGGACGGAAGCAAAACCATTGAAAAAGGGATTTCTGTCAACGATCCCAAAGATTATGTGATCATTGGCAATTCACAACCCCGGTACCGTTTTGGAGCAGACATCAATGCCAGCTGGAATGGTTTTGATGCAAGGGTCTATTTTCAGGGTGTCGGTAAGCGGGATTATTATCCCATTCATTACTTGTTTTGGGGATTGTACCAACAACCTTATGCGAATGTTTATCCGCAATTGCTGGACTTCTACCGGCCCTCTGACGACAGTGAAAGTGACCGTTCACAACATTCACAAGCCTATCTGGATGCCGGCCTGGACCGCGCCAATACGGATTCTGAATACCCCATTCTGCAGGCCTGGTTGGCTGACTACCGGGTGGATAATGGTTTGGCTATTCCGCAGACCAGGTATCTGTTGAATGCCGCCTATATCCGCCTGAAGAACATCACTGTAGGCTACACCCTGCCTGCATCTTTGACGAATCGGGTAGGAGTCAGCCGGTTGCGCATCTTCCTGAGCGGGGAGAATATTTGGGAGTCTTCCCAGGTTTCCAAAACCGTGGACCCGGAAGCCATAGCGACTGCTTATTCCAATGGAGGCGCCTGGGCCGGATATGCCTATCCTTTCCAGCGCAGGTATTCAGTAGGTATCAACCTGGACTTTTAA
- a CDS encoding RagB/SusD family nutrient uptake outer membrane protein — MKKGLYISITILLILVSACQKDFLDRVPQDSISTEVFFKTEEDLKLYTNGLLSIPNAWGLYLADQGSDNAATTGAVEIKTIMTGNPTSQNLTSGWDWSRLRSINFFLDNYERAAVNSSVKDHYAGIARLYRAQFYFDKIKRYSNVPWYDHVLSTADEDELYKTQDPREMVVANMMDDLQFAADHMWEEVPTGTPGKWVAVFMQARIALYEGTFRKYHPELNLQGTANELLTMARDAAKKIMDSGLFSIYSTGDPAKDYYQLFVSGDLSGNPEVILSNIYDYSKSRNAGYRYEIQDYEQSPSRDLIQSYLMADGSRFTDLSGYQTMQFVQEFQNRDPRLSQTMAYPGWINYADRQSTPNIQELNKNFTGYTMIKGFVNSTEQAEYESVDLPVLRYAEVLLTYAEASAELGTLSQSDLDNTVNVLRDRVGMPHLDMAIANGNPDPFLVSKYPDVSGNNKGVVLEIRRERRIEFALEGRRFDDLMRWHAGKLLEVKPVGMYFPGLGKYDLTGDGVPDIILISQSESIPDADQKETNSLGMKLVYYKAGFIDDDVTVFLENGSDGGQIVTEKLDRVFSEPRDYYRPIPFSETLLNPNLVQPFGWN; from the coding sequence ATGAAAAAAGGATTATATATTTCAATCACTATTCTACTCATCCTGGTATCTGCTTGCCAGAAAGACTTTCTTGACCGGGTACCGCAGGATTCAATTTCTACGGAGGTGTTTTTCAAAACTGAGGAAGACCTCAAGTTGTATACCAATGGGTTGTTGTCCATCCCAAATGCCTGGGGACTCTATCTTGCAGACCAGGGGTCCGACAATGCGGCCACCACCGGTGCCGTTGAAATCAAGACCATCATGACCGGAAATCCCACCTCTCAAAACCTGACCAGCGGATGGGACTGGAGCAGACTGCGTTCCATCAACTTTTTCCTGGACAATTACGAGCGGGCAGCGGTCAATTCTTCGGTCAAAGATCATTATGCCGGCATTGCGCGCCTATACCGAGCTCAGTTTTATTTTGATAAAATAAAAAGGTATTCGAATGTGCCCTGGTACGATCATGTCCTGAGTACGGCCGATGAAGATGAACTTTACAAGACCCAGGACCCCCGCGAAATGGTGGTAGCCAATATGATGGATGACCTTCAGTTTGCTGCCGATCACATGTGGGAAGAAGTACCTACCGGGACGCCAGGCAAGTGGGTGGCCGTTTTCATGCAGGCCCGGATAGCATTGTATGAAGGTACTTTTCGCAAATACCATCCGGAGCTTAACTTACAGGGAACAGCCAATGAATTGCTGACCATGGCCCGGGATGCTGCTAAGAAGATCATGGATTCGGGCTTGTTTTCGATCTATTCAACCGGCGACCCAGCCAAAGACTATTACCAATTGTTCGTTAGTGGAGATCTGTCGGGTAATCCGGAAGTAATCCTGTCGAACATTTACGATTATTCGAAGTCCCGAAATGCCGGCTATCGCTATGAAATTCAGGATTACGAACAGAGCCCGTCCAGGGATCTGATCCAGAGCTACCTTATGGCAGATGGCTCGCGGTTTACCGATCTCAGTGGTTATCAAACCATGCAATTCGTACAGGAGTTTCAAAACCGTGATCCCCGGTTAAGTCAAACCATGGCTTATCCCGGGTGGATCAACTATGCCGACCGGCAAAGCACTCCAAACATCCAGGAGCTGAATAAGAACTTTACCGGTTATACCATGATCAAAGGCTTTGTCAACTCAACCGAACAAGCCGAATACGAAAGTGTGGATCTGCCGGTTTTGCGCTATGCCGAAGTTTTATTAACCTATGCGGAAGCATCTGCAGAATTAGGCACGCTTTCTCAATCCGATCTTGATAATACGGTCAATGTACTGAGGGACAGGGTAGGGATGCCTCACCTGGATATGGCTATCGCCAATGGCAATCCGGATCCATTCCTGGTTTCCAAATATCCTGATGTGTCCGGTAACAACAAGGGAGTGGTCCTTGAGATACGCAGGGAAAGACGTATCGAGTTTGCGCTCGAAGGGCGGCGCTTCGATGACCTGATGCGCTGGCATGCCGGTAAACTACTGGAGGTCAAACCGGTAGGTATGTATTTTCCCGGGTTGGGAAAGTATGACCTGACCGGCGATGGTGTACCGGATATAATCCTCATTAGCCAATCGGAGTCAATCCCGGACGCAGACCAGAAGGAGACAAATTCGCTGGGGATGAAGCTGGTTTACTACAAGGCAGGATTTATTGATGATGATGTCACCGTCTTTCTGGAAAATGGATCGGATGGTGGCCAAATCGTAACAGAAAAACTGGACCGGGTGTTCTCAGAGCCCCGGGATTACTACCGGCCGATACCCTTCAGTGAGACTTTGTTGAACCCCAATCTGGTTCAGCCATTTGGTTGGAACTGA
- a CDS encoding trypsin-like peptidase domain-containing protein: MKNTLQLILASLLGALIGVVVYSNFIAKPQQVVVKEVAQPTTNQVGINDILLSGTVQRNYRASTPNDFTAAANYALPAVVSIKAIQQTNDRWGSLSRSSGSGVIVSSDGYIVTNNHVIENAKEINITLNDNRQYDARVIGTDPTTDLALVKVTENELPFLTFGNSDSLQIGEWVMAVGNPLGLQSTVTAGIVSAKGRDLNLISDQYRIEAFIQTDAAVNPGNSGGALINTNGELIGINTAIVTLSGKYEGYSFAIPGILAQKVISDLREYGSVQRGLLGVQIRNVDMGLAQDLNFRRVTDLAENLGLENAEGVFVYGVNPKSGAEEAGLVSGDVIVAVNGIKTPTISVLQDQIGRMRPGDLVEVEYVHDKKKVKSKILLKNMNARVVNNTLVESSIFDEMGITVKDLSDSEKKRLGKEGIRVTEIEAGSPISRANMQKEYVITGVNGVKVSNADELKSALQNAEGLVSIDGFYEFAKGEYTYQIWKN, encoded by the coding sequence ATGAAAAACACACTGCAACTAATACTGGCTTCACTGCTGGGAGCGCTGATCGGTGTGGTGGTTTACAGCAATTTCATTGCCAAGCCCCAGCAAGTTGTCGTCAAAGAGGTTGCACAGCCTACCACCAATCAGGTTGGTATCAACGACATCCTGCTTTCCGGCACCGTCCAGCGGAATTACCGGGCTTCAACACCCAATGATTTCACGGCAGCAGCAAATTATGCCCTTCCCGCCGTAGTATCCATCAAAGCCATCCAGCAGACCAATGACCGGTGGGGAAGCCTCTCCAGATCATCCGGTTCAGGCGTCATCGTATCTTCAGATGGTTACATCGTTACCAATAATCACGTCATCGAAAATGCCAAAGAAATCAATATTACCTTAAACGATAACCGGCAATACGATGCCCGGGTAATCGGTACCGATCCGACCACCGACCTGGCCCTGGTTAAGGTCACGGAAAATGAACTTCCATTTTTGACTTTCGGTAATTCCGATTCACTTCAGATCGGTGAGTGGGTAATGGCAGTAGGGAATCCGCTGGGACTGCAGTCTACAGTTACCGCCGGTATCGTGAGTGCCAAAGGACGGGACCTCAATCTGATATCCGACCAATACCGGATCGAAGCTTTTATTCAGACCGATGCTGCTGTGAATCCGGGTAACTCCGGAGGCGCCCTGATCAATACCAATGGTGAATTGATCGGAATCAATACCGCGATAGTCACCCTCAGCGGCAAATACGAAGGTTATTCATTCGCTATACCGGGTATTCTCGCCCAAAAGGTGATCAGTGACTTACGTGAATACGGTTCGGTGCAGCGAGGACTTCTGGGTGTCCAGATCCGCAATGTAGATATGGGCCTCGCTCAGGACCTGAATTTCCGGCGCGTTACCGATCTGGCAGAGAACCTGGGACTGGAAAATGCCGAAGGTGTATTCGTCTATGGTGTCAATCCAAAAAGTGGAGCAGAGGAAGCCGGACTGGTATCCGGGGATGTAATCGTTGCAGTTAATGGGATCAAAACACCCACCATTTCAGTGCTACAGGACCAGATTGGACGGATGAGACCTGGCGATCTGGTGGAAGTAGAGTATGTCCACGATAAGAAAAAAGTAAAAAGTAAGATACTCCTGAAAAATATGAATGCCCGTGTAGTTAACAATACCCTGGTGGAAAGCTCGATATTCGATGAAATGGGCATTACTGTCAAAGATCTTTCAGACTCCGAGAAGAAAAGACTTGGAAAAGAAGGAATACGGGTAACTGAAATCGAAGCCGGATCTCCGATTTCCCGTGCCAACATGCAGAAAGAATACGTTATCACCGGCGTAAACGGAGTCAAGGTAAGCAATGCCGATGAGTTGAAAAGCGCACTCCAAAATGCGGAAGGGCTGGTATCCATCGACGGATTTTACGAATTCGCAAAAGGAGAATATACCTACCAGATCTGGAAAAACTAA